One stretch of Harmonia axyridis chromosome 1, icHarAxyr1.1, whole genome shotgun sequence DNA includes these proteins:
- the LOC123670918 gene encoding uncharacterized protein LOC123670918, producing MNLQHSKAASCALCWRTSRRHVDIGLIQEPWINGGQVRGLPNKVYKTIYCDKAVSPRALIILRRGLTCLPLTEFLTRDLAAALVEVRTENIKRQLVIASGYFPGDAISPPPEEVQRLIEWCRMKKKQLILGCDANAHHKVWGSTDINHRGEDLLDFLFSTNIEIVNVGNSPTFMNAIRREVIDLTLATPFIAEMVKNWRVSEEPSMSDHMAIEFNVEATAPADVECRIPRKTDWELYIAHMSSDLKGLKYNISSNENLENASAHFTSCLKRAFENSCPLRKKTISRDVPWWNNHLENLKKIARKAFNKAKREGSWNAYRLALTNYNKEVRKAKRQSWRSFCEGIDKTAPAARLQKVLSKDHSNPIGQIKKPCGEFTNDPQKSLRALLETHFSGSRQITSEDGAPAGEVYNPTSTPPPVDKPVVIKFLSHLKTLYSAGNNSPSYTPSFSHVSARHTTSKSPLATADLSS from the exons ATGAACCTCCAGCACTCGAAGGCAGCCTCTTGTGCCTTATGCTGGAGAACATCTAGAAGGCATGTTGACATAGGGCTAATACAAGAGCCCTGGATCAATGGAGGCCAAGTAAGAGGCCTACCAAACAAAGTATATAAGACGATATACTGCGATAAGGCAGTAAGTCCAAGAGCCCTAATAATACTCAGAAGGGGACTAACCTGTCTTCCACTTACAGAGTTCCTGACAAGGGATCTTGCTGCGGCATTGGTTGAGGTGCGAACTGAGAACATCAAGAGGCAGCTTGTTATCGCCTCAGGATATTTTCCAGGAGACGCCATCAGCCCACCACCGGAGGAAGTACAACGCCTCATCGAATGGTGCCGCATGAAGAAGAAACAACTGATTCTGGGCTGCGATGCGAACGCACACCACAAAGTATGGGGCAGCACAGATATAAATCATAGAGGTGAGGATTTGCTTGACTTTCTATTTTCTACTAACATAGAGATAGTAAATGTGGGTAATAGTCCAACCTTCATGAATGCGATCAGAAGggaagtaattgaccttacactGGCGACACCTTTTATTGCGGAGATGGTCAAGAACTGGAGGGTCTCAGAAGAGCCATCCATGTCAGACCATATGGCAATAGAATTCAACGTTGAAGCAACTGCTCCAGCTGATGTTGAGTGCAGGATACCCAGGAAGACAGACTgggaactttacatagcccacatGAGTTCTGATCTGAAGGGCCTGAAATACAACATCAGCTCCAATGAGAATCTGGAGAACGCCTCTGCTCACTTCACATCATGTCTGAAGAGGGCATTTGAAAACAGTTGTCCACTCAGGAAGAAAACGATCTCCAGAGACGTCCCCTGGTGGAACaatcatcttgaaaacctcaagaaaATTGCTAGAAAAGCCTTCAATAAGGCTAAGCGAGAAGGCAGCTGGAATGCCTACAGACTAGCCCTGACCAACTACAACAAAGAGGTCAGGAAAGCCAAAAGGCAGTCCTGGAGAAGCTTCTGTGAGGGAATAGATAAAACGGCCCCAGCAGCTAGACTTCAAAAGGTACTATCTAAGGATCACTCAAACCCAATTGGCCAAATAAAGAAGCCATGTGGGGAATTTACGAATGATCCTCAAAAGAGCCTAAGAGCTCTACTAGAGACTCACTTTTCTGGCTCCAGGCAGATAACCAGTGAAGATGGGGCCCCCGCTGGGGAAGTATACAACCCCACCAG TACACCTCCGCCCGTTGACAAACCAGTGGTAATCAAGTTTCTATCACATCTGAAAACATTGTACTCAGCGGGAAACAATTCACCATCATACACACCATCCTTCAGCCATGTTTCGGCAAGACAtacaacatcaaaatcaccactTGCTACAGCAGACCTGAGTTCATGA